The following are from one region of the Oncorhynchus clarkii lewisi isolate Uvic-CL-2024 unplaced genomic scaffold, UVic_Ocla_1.0 unplaced_contig_11032_pilon_pilon, whole genome shotgun sequence genome:
- the LOC139398295 gene encoding NLR family CARD domain-containing protein 3-like, translating to KVDKTSSSSYALITKLFYSDSVLTELIQRVKEEHKASLKKKFRFVFEGTAEEETPLNSIYTQLYITLGENEGVNKEHEVWQIEYTSRRETSSDTPINSNDIFKPLAGQEEEEKRPIKTVLTKGIAGIGKTVSVQKFVLDWVEGKANQDLDFIFVLPFRELHSIKDDELSLHGLINDFHPELTEIKDAKIYATSKVLFIFDGLDEKRHPLKFNTKRVTDVTKTGHNVDVLVTNLIEEKLLPKALIWITSRPAAANQIPRRYINLVTEVRGFDERQKEEYFKKRVKNGEVARRIIAHITTSRTFQIMCHIPVFCWISAKVLEELLRENVNGEIPTTLTEMYTHFLLIQIQLAQKDPGHERDKQKIWESNKDFLLKLGKLAFEHLEKRNLMFYEEDLNEYGIDISEVAVYSALCTEIFKEEKVYKKKVYCFMHLTIQEFIAALFVFHCFTTKSLKTSSSLKSFLMEGSEPYLKAILENEPVDLPLDELMEITMYNSVSRENGEMDMFLRFLLGMSMESVQCLLQGLLPKTENSSEIVKEMKIILKEMDLIDVSPERCLNLFSLTEEVKDHSLHEDIQRYLSEKEADRELSPAHCSVLAYVLLMSEKVLDEFVLKKYKTSQKGFFRLLPAVRNCRKAIIEGVYLDRWYCAALASALQLPNSPLRELHLIDLILMDSEVDVLCTGLSSQDCKLEALSLCGNGLVKKGRDNLVSSIKTVLSCNLRELGLSNFTLRDSVVEVLSTGLGSQHCKLEILRLNRNTLTDDFCEVLVSAISSNSSHLKELDIVHCDLIDLRVELLSTGLKSPHCKLEKLRLHQCNLNNESCEALASALQTIPSHLRELDLSNNDLKDSGVKLLSTALGNPHCKLETL from the exons AAGGTGGATAAGACTTCTTCTTCATCTTATGCTCTAATAACGAAGCTGTTTTATTCTGACTCTGTCCTTACAGAACTCATACAGAGAGTTAAAGAGGAACATAAAGCCAGTCTGAAGAAGAAGTTTAGGTTTGTGTTTGAAGGCACTGCAGAGGAAGAAACTCCCCTGAACAGCATCTACACACAGCTCTATATCACGCTGGGAGAGAATGAAGGAGTTAATAAAGAACATGAGGTTTGGCAGATTGAATACACATCCAGAAGAGAAACATCGTCGGACACTCCAATCAACTCTAATGACATATTCAAGCCCTTAGCTGGacaagaggaagaagagaagagacccATTAAAACTGTGCTGACAAAGGGCATtgctggcattggaaaaacagtctccGTGCAGAAGTTCGTCCTTGACTGGGTCGAAGGAAAAGCCAATCAGGATTTGGATTTCATCTTTGTCCTCCCTTTCAGAGAGCTGCATTCGATCAAAGATGATGAGTTAAGTCTTCATGGACTTATAAATGACTTCCACCCTGAACTTACAGAGATAAAAGATGCAAAGATATATGCTACCAGcaaagttctgttcatctttgatggtctggatgaaaAGCGACATCCACTAAAGTTCAATACCAAGAGGGTGACTGATGTTACAAAGACAGGTCACAATGTAGATGTATTGGTGACAAACCTCATCGAGGAGAAGCTGCTTCCCAAAGCTCTGATATGGATAACCTCTAGACCTGCAGCAGCCAATCAGATTCCCCGTAGATACATCAACCTGGTGACAGAAGTAAGAGGGTTCGATGAGCGACAGAAAGAGGAGTACTTCAAAAAGAGGGTCAAGAATGGGGAAGTTGCCAGAAGAATCATCGCACACATTACAACATCGAgaactttccaaatcatgtgccACATaccagtcttctgttggatttcCGCTAAGGTTCTTGAGGAACTGTTGAGAGAAAATGTGAATGGAGAAATCCCTACaactctgactgagatgtacacTCACTTCCTGCTCATTCAAATACAGCTGGCACAAAAGGATCCTGGGCATGAGAGGGATAAACAGAAGATCTGGGAATCAAATAAAGACTTCCTTCTGAAGCTGGGGAAGCTAGCGTTTGAACACCTGGAGAAACGCAATCTCATGTTCTATGAGGAAGACCTGAATGAATATGGCATTGACATCAGTGAAGTTGCAGTCTACTCTGCGTTGTGCACAGAAATCTTTAAAGAAGAGAAGGTGTACAAAAAGAAGGTGTATTGCTTCATGCATCTGACCATTCAGGAGTTTATTGCTGCCCTCTTTGTTTTCCACTGTTTCACAACCAAGAGCCTCAAGACGTCATCGAGCCTCAAGTCTTTTCTGATGGAAGGTTCAGAACCATATCTCAAAGCTATCTTGGAGAACGAGCCTGTAGACCTTCCCTTGGATGAGTTGATGGAGATTACCATGTACAATTCTGTGtccagagagaatggagagatggaCATGTTCCTCCGCTTCCTTCTTGGAATGTCTATGGAATCCGTTCAGTGCCTTCTACAAGGCCTGCTGCCAAAGACAGAGAACAGTTCAGAGATTGTTAAAGAAATGAAGATAATACTCAAGGAGATGGATCTAATTGATGTCTCCCCTGAGAGGTGCCTCAATCTCTTCTCTTTGACTGAAGAAGTTAAAGACCATTCCCTACATGAAGACATTCAGAGATATCTGTCAGAAAAGGAAGCAGACAGAGAGCTCTCACCCGCTCATTGCTCAGTACTGGCCTATGTACTTCTGATGTCAGAGAAGGTGTTGGATGAGTTTGTCCTGAAGAAATATAAAACCTCCCAAAAGGGTTTTTTCAGACTTCTTCCAGCTGTGAGGAACTGCAGAAAGGCAAT aattgaaggcgTTTATCTGGATAGATGGTACTGTGCAGCGTTGGCCTCAGCTCTCCAGTTACCAAACTCACCATTGAGAGAACTGCACCTGATAGATTTAATCTTGATGGATTCAGAAGTGGATGTGCTCTGTACTGGACTGTCTAGCCAAGACTGTAAACTGGAAGCACTGAG TCTCTGCGGGAATGGACTCGTAAAAAAGGGCCGTGATAATTTGGTCTCCTCTATAAAAACAGTTCTCAGCTGCAACCTGAGAGAGCTGGGCTTGAGTAACTTCACACTGCGGGATTCTGTAGTTGAGGTACTCTCTACTGGACTAGGGAGTCAACACTGTAAACTGGAGATACTGAG GCTGAATCGAAATACACTAACAGACGACTTCTGTGAAGTACTAGTCTCCGCTATCAGCTCAAATTCCTCTCATCTGAAAGAGCTGGACATTGTTCACTGTGACCTGATCGATTTAAGAGTGGAGCTGCTCTCCACTGGACTCAAAAGTccacactgtaaactggagaaaTTGAG GCTCCATCAATGTAATCTCAATAACGAAAGTTGTGAAGCACTGGCGTCAGCTCTTCAGACCatcccctcacacctgagagagctggatctgagtaacaatgacctgaaggattcaggagtaaagctgctgtctactgcactggggaatccccactgtaaactggagactctgag